In one window of Nicotiana tabacum cultivar K326 chromosome 12, ASM71507v2, whole genome shotgun sequence DNA:
- the LOC142166818 gene encoding transcription factor RAX3-like — MGRAPCCDKNNVKRGPWSPEEDSKLKSYIEQNGTGGNWIALPPKIGLNRCGKSCRLRWLNYLRPNIKHGGFSEEEDRIICSLYISIGSRWSIIAAQLPGRTDNDIKNYWNTRLKKKLFGKQRQKQGSRKGKEINSNMVISNNNNNNQFPCWPELPILQPIPYSNDEPRFNDHSSIRKLLIKLGGKFSDEDQPINEATNPQYPMDNSLLMQPIYQNIPINMISSAPIDNVLGNAQYNMDRAASSFTAELEHMIQNNQQKLDGLEFLYEDYMLIDKSASTSGGNLDWESMNPFVLPLPPINDEGFQQGVIFQENNTTPQ, encoded by the exons atggGAAGAGCTCCTTGCTGTGACAAAAACAACGTTAAGAGAGGGCCATGGTCGCCTGAAGAAGATTCTAAGTTGAAGTCATATATTGAACAGAATGGGACAGGTGGCAACTGGATTGCTTTGCCTCCAAAAATTG GCCTAAATAGATGTGGAAAGAGCTGTAGGCTTAGATGGTTAAATTATCTGCGTCCAAATATTAAGCATGGAGGGTTCTCAGAAGAAGAAGATAGAATCATTTGCAGCCTCTACATAAGTATTGGAAGCAG GTGGTCAATAATTGCAGCACAACTCCCTGGAAGAACAGATAATGATATAAAGAACTACTGGAACACTAGGCTGAAGAAGAAGCTATTTGGAAAGCAGCGCCAAAAGCAAGGatcaagaaaaggaaaagaaatcaacTCCAATATGGTAATttccaataacaataacaacaaccaattCCCATGTTGGCCTGAGCTTCCCATCTTGCAGCCAATACCATACTCTAATGATGAACCAAGATTTAATGACCATTCTTCCATAAGAAAACTGTTGATAAAACTTGGAGGTAAATTTTCAGACGAAGATCAACCGATAAATGAAGCAACAAATCCTCAATATCCTATGGATAATTCATTATTGATGCAGCCGATATATCAGAATATTCCTATCAATATGATCTCTTCTGCTCCAATAGATAATGTCTTGGGAAATGCTCAATACAACATGGATAGGGCAGCTAGCAGTTTTACAGCTGAGCTTGAGCATATGATTCAAAATAATCAACAAAAATTGGACGGTCTTGAATTTTTATATGAGGATTATATGCTTATTGATAAATCTGCGTCTACTTCTGGAGGAAACTTGGACTGGGAATCGATGAATCCTTTTGTACTTCCTCTTCCTCCTATAAATGATGAAGGTTTTCAACAAGGTGTTATATTTCAAGAGAATAATACTACGCCACAATAA